Proteins from a single region of Haloterrigena alkaliphila:
- a CDS encoding energy-coupling factor transporter transmembrane component T family protein — protein sequence MLTYESDDTLAHRLDPRSKLAVQLGFAATALAHTELPALVALSVVTALILFAARVSLLETLYAYRFALVFLALAPLLAAVTLGSPWIDRADGLASARASYRVLLVLLVSAAYVRSTPVRASRAAIQRTVPGKPGQLLGVGVALVFRFLPVLQADLRTIRDAMAARLGDQRSAVDRASTLGLLGLTRAFDRADRLALAMQARCFAWNPTLPALALSRLDYPVLAAAVVLALSALV from the coding sequence ATGCTCACCTACGAATCCGACGACACGCTGGCCCACCGACTCGACCCCCGCTCGAAGCTAGCGGTCCAGCTCGGGTTCGCCGCGACCGCGCTGGCCCATACGGAGCTTCCGGCACTGGTCGCCCTCTCCGTCGTGACAGCGCTGATCTTGTTCGCCGCTCGCGTCTCGTTGCTCGAGACGCTGTACGCCTACCGCTTCGCGCTGGTCTTCCTCGCGCTCGCGCCGCTGCTCGCCGCCGTCACTCTCGGATCGCCGTGGATCGACCGCGCGGACGGGCTGGCCTCCGCGCGGGCGAGCTACCGCGTCCTGCTCGTCCTGCTCGTCAGCGCGGCCTACGTCCGCTCGACGCCGGTCCGCGCGTCTCGAGCGGCGATACAGCGGACGGTTCCCGGCAAACCCGGTCAGCTACTGGGCGTCGGCGTCGCCCTCGTCTTCCGGTTCCTCCCGGTTCTGCAGGCCGACCTCCGGACGATCCGCGACGCGATGGCGGCCCGACTTGGCGATCAGCGCAGCGCCGTCGACCGCGCGAGTACGCTCGGGCTGCTGGGCCTCACGCGGGCGTTCGACCGGGCCGACCGCCTCGCGCTCGCCATGCAGGCGCGGTGTTTCGCGTGGAACCCCACCCTCCCCGCGCTGGCGCTCTCGCGGCTCGATTATCCCGTCCTCGCGGCCGCCGTCGTCCTCGCGCTCTCGGCGCTGGTGTAG
- a CDS encoding dihydrolipoyl dehydrogenase has translation MEEYDFLVVGSGSGLDVANAAAQRGQSVAVVEKGRLGGTCLNRGCIPSKKLLYRAEVLETVERAEEFGIEASVDDVAFAEIVREVNEDVAESSESIRRGLESSSQHDLYQAEGRFVDDRTLELSGGDRDGQRVTAETVLVAAGTRPGVPAVDGIEDVGYLTSTEALRLEEPPDHLVVIGGGYIAAELGQFFGAFGSDVSIVGRRPQLLPDADEEVAAEFTDRFADRFDVYTGYEATAVSSSNGEVTVEAEPYPGPEAEAEAESTPHPGPESGEGVAERVTVTGDELLVATGRVPNTDTLNVSAAGIETDELGFVETDEYLRTTAEGVWALGDIVGEYLLKHNANHEAQAVARNLFGDDLEPVDYTAMPFAVFSSPEVAGVGATEGELRAADRDYAKRTYRYEETARGSAMNAEGFVKPLLSLEGEILGCHIVGPNASNLIEEVVVAMTAGSGTVRDIRESVHIHPALSEVVQRAFSGQFTRGGRDHDHGHDGGHEHDHEGGHSHDHDH, from the coding sequence ATGGAGGAGTACGATTTTCTGGTCGTCGGTTCCGGGTCGGGGTTGGACGTGGCGAACGCGGCCGCCCAGCGGGGCCAGTCGGTCGCCGTCGTCGAAAAGGGACGGCTCGGCGGTACCTGCCTCAACCGCGGCTGTATCCCCTCGAAGAAGCTGCTGTACCGCGCGGAGGTCCTCGAGACGGTCGAGCGCGCCGAGGAGTTCGGCATCGAAGCCTCGGTGGACGACGTCGCCTTCGCAGAGATCGTTCGAGAGGTCAACGAGGACGTCGCGGAGAGTTCCGAATCGATCCGCCGGGGTCTCGAGTCGTCCTCGCAGCACGACCTCTATCAGGCCGAAGGCCGGTTCGTCGACGACCGGACGCTCGAACTCTCGGGCGGCGACCGCGACGGCCAGCGGGTGACCGCCGAGACGGTCCTCGTCGCGGCCGGGACCCGGCCCGGCGTTCCGGCGGTCGACGGCATCGAGGACGTCGGTTACCTGACGAGCACGGAAGCGCTGCGACTCGAGGAACCGCCCGACCACCTCGTCGTGATCGGCGGCGGCTACATCGCGGCCGAACTGGGCCAGTTCTTCGGCGCGTTCGGTAGCGACGTCTCGATCGTCGGCCGTCGACCGCAACTGCTGCCCGACGCCGACGAGGAGGTGGCCGCCGAGTTCACCGACCGCTTCGCCGATCGGTTCGACGTCTATACGGGATACGAGGCCACCGCGGTCTCGTCGTCGAACGGCGAGGTGACCGTCGAAGCGGAACCGTATCCGGGTCCCGAAGCAGAGGCGGAAGCGGAGTCGACTCCGCATCCGGGGCCCGAGAGCGGCGAGGGGGTGGCCGAGCGCGTCACCGTCACCGGCGACGAACTGCTCGTCGCGACCGGACGCGTCCCGAACACCGACACCCTGAACGTGAGCGCGGCGGGGATCGAGACTGACGAACTGGGCTTCGTCGAGACCGACGAGTACCTGCGGACGACCGCCGAGGGGGTCTGGGCGCTCGGTGATATCGTCGGCGAGTACCTGCTCAAGCACAACGCCAACCACGAAGCGCAGGCCGTCGCGCGCAACCTCTTCGGCGACGACCTCGAGCCGGTCGACTACACCGCGATGCCCTTCGCCGTCTTCTCCTCGCCCGAGGTGGCTGGCGTCGGCGCGACCGAGGGGGAACTGCGGGCCGCCGATCGCGACTACGCCAAGCGAACGTACCGGTACGAGGAGACGGCCCGCGGCTCGGCGATGAACGCAGAGGGGTTCGTCAAGCCGCTCCTCTCCCTCGAGGGCGAGATCCTGGGCTGTCACATCGTCGGCCCGAACGCGTCGAACCTCATCGAGGAGGTCGTCGTCGCGATGACTGCCGGGTCGGGGACGGTCCGGGACATCCGCGAGTCGGTGCACATCCACCCCGCGCTATCGGAGGTCGTTCAGCGGGCGTTCTCGGGGCAGTTCACCCGCGGCGGTCGTGACCACGATCACGGTCACGATGGGGGCCACGAGCACGATCACGAGGGGGGCCACAGCCACGATCACGACCACTAA
- a CDS encoding DsrE family protein — MVNAAIVILAGTESHADTGRLVNGLEAAKEFSENDEDDLELIFDGAATQWVEELEDENHDYHDLYRSVQDEAAVCDYCAGAFDADDAVEDAGLVRIDENDGHPSMRSLVDDDYEIITF; from the coding sequence ATGGTAAACGCAGCCATCGTCATTCTCGCGGGCACCGAATCGCACGCAGATACCGGTCGACTGGTCAACGGCCTCGAGGCAGCCAAGGAGTTCTCCGAGAACGACGAAGACGATCTGGAACTCATCTTCGACGGCGCCGCCACGCAGTGGGTCGAAGAACTCGAGGACGAGAACCACGACTACCACGACCTCTATCGGTCCGTCCAGGACGAAGCGGCCGTCTGTGACTACTGCGCCGGAGCGTTCGATGCCGACGACGCGGTCGAGGACGCGGGCCTCGTGCGCATCGACGAGAACGACGGGCATCCCAGCATGCGGTCGCTGGTCGACGACGACTACGAGATCATCACGTTCTGA
- a CDS encoding cupredoxin domain-containing protein: MTNKNDSNDGVARRALLAAGGATTFGALVGRVGAGSNRPAFDQHETDDGGDGTADSGHGVTVRQEPGNAFYWVLPGERRLSPQVFGTPENPLRGTDLLEARIEQAKGMPEPLDEAIPQLLQDLPPLVAAPEEAREPIEDGESDGIAQERFTEPTLYSDNAEVTSGSFEITYHDHQPYDLPGKPGETTDAVDLDAQFTDPAGNEYEIEHDHVVQPPIPGYETGGGVLQGQQLHGITGTGSPLFPQAYTYGASWGVGNVNVNGELATEDGFRVIHFMTTQTVRDERYRMPLDEELPLTPDETIAGRIHHTHGVVLPIRPTDQGPVYDPVPTAMELPNGETQPFIHAMWEQEELVEGPFDDWEYPGQEQNEASESEGSDGGDADFQLVGEASAWQGAAPDAISGEANPTLQLEAGTEYALVWENGDGLQHNFAIEDANGEDLLASELVSEQGATQTVTFTASEEMSEYYCQVHPQSMRGGIEVGG; this comes from the coding sequence ATGACGAATAAAAACGATTCGAACGACGGCGTAGCGCGGCGAGCGCTGCTCGCAGCCGGCGGCGCGACGACGTTCGGTGCGCTCGTCGGACGCGTCGGGGCAGGATCGAACCGGCCGGCGTTCGACCAACACGAGACTGACGACGGCGGCGACGGGACCGCCGACTCCGGGCACGGCGTCACGGTGCGACAGGAACCGGGCAACGCCTTCTACTGGGTGCTGCCGGGCGAGCGGCGGCTGAGCCCGCAGGTGTTCGGAACGCCCGAAAACCCGCTGCGAGGGACCGACCTGCTCGAGGCGCGCATCGAACAGGCGAAGGGGATGCCGGAACCGCTCGACGAGGCGATTCCGCAGCTCCTGCAGGACCTTCCGCCGCTCGTGGCCGCGCCGGAGGAGGCCCGGGAACCGATCGAAGACGGAGAGTCGGACGGCATCGCTCAGGAGCGGTTTACCGAACCGACGCTGTACAGCGATAATGCCGAAGTGACCAGCGGTTCGTTCGAGATTACCTACCACGATCACCAGCCGTACGATCTCCCCGGTAAACCGGGCGAGACGACCGATGCGGTCGACCTCGACGCGCAGTTCACCGACCCGGCGGGCAACGAGTACGAAATCGAACACGACCACGTCGTGCAACCGCCCATTCCCGGCTACGAGACGGGCGGGGGCGTCCTGCAGGGCCAGCAACTTCACGGGATCACCGGGACCGGCTCGCCGCTGTTTCCACAGGCGTACACCTACGGCGCGTCGTGGGGCGTCGGTAACGTCAACGTCAACGGAGAGTTGGCAACCGAGGATGGGTTCCGCGTCATCCACTTCATGACGACCCAGACGGTGCGCGACGAGCGATACCGGATGCCCCTCGACGAGGAACTGCCGCTCACGCCTGACGAGACGATCGCGGGGCGGATCCACCACACGCACGGCGTGGTGTTACCGATCCGACCGACCGACCAGGGACCCGTCTACGACCCGGTGCCGACCGCGATGGAACTCCCCAACGGCGAGACCCAGCCGTTCATCCACGCGATGTGGGAGCAGGAGGAACTCGTCGAGGGACCGTTCGACGACTGGGAGTACCCCGGGCAGGAGCAAAACGAGGCGTCGGAGTCCGAGGGATCGGACGGCGGAGACGCCGACTTCCAATTGGTCGGCGAGGCGTCGGCGTGGCAGGGCGCTGCGCCCGACGCGATCTCCGGCGAAGCGAATCCGACCCTGCAACTCGAGGCCGGAACCGAGTACGCGCTCGTCTGGGAGAACGGCGACGGGCTCCAGCACAACTTCGCGATCGAAGACGCGAACGGGGAGGACCTCCTCGCGTCCGAACTCGTCAGCGAGCAGGGGGCCACGCAGACGGTCACGTTCACCGCTAGCGAGGAGATGAGCGAGTACTACTGTCAGGTCCACCCCCAGAGCATGCGGGGCGGAATCGAGGTCGGAGGGTAA
- a CDS encoding glycoside hydrolase family 15 protein, with protein sequence MTESDAYPPIEAYALVGNLETCALVAPDGSVDWFPFPHLESPSILAAVLDAERGGRFRIAPSDSFETDRRYVDDTNVLETTFRTDDGAVTMTDFLPPAGRTGHPKKVLYRKLACSDGPVDLAVDLEPRFDYGRAETSIESTERGVLAEGDEERTLLESPTDLEIGDGRVTGELSLQDGDEEWFMLRCTGAEDADTDPEAALEETLAFWTDWAHSCDDGDCAFEGAWHDPVVRSELVLKLLTHAESGAIAAAPTTSLPEDIGGVRNWDYRFNWLRDAGFTVQALMNLGTADEANHYFDWFMDLCQADDPEAIQPLYSLHGESDLEERELEHFEGYRNSRPVRIGNGAAEQRQHDTYGELLLAVDEMHRHGRELDADEWERIRDIVDYVREIWDEPDAGIWEVRGGDEHFVYSKVMCWVALDRGIALATDGGYDAPLEEWRESRERIKADVLENGYDEDVGAFVQSYGSDALDATGLLLPIVGFLPFDDDRVQGTIDATEATLVEDEVFVQRYDGDDGLPGDEGAFVLCSCWLVDALALSGRVDEAQSRFETVLEYLNPLGLVAEEIDPETGAHLGNFPQAFSHIGIVNSAIYLGYVRGNETPGPAPMGIRLGDPVGLPSDSP encoded by the coding sequence GTGACTGAGTCCGACGCCTATCCGCCGATCGAGGCCTACGCCCTCGTCGGCAACCTCGAGACGTGCGCGCTCGTCGCGCCGGACGGCTCGGTCGACTGGTTCCCGTTCCCGCACCTCGAGTCGCCGAGCATCCTCGCGGCGGTCCTCGACGCCGAGCGCGGCGGCCGGTTCCGGATCGCGCCGAGCGACTCCTTCGAGACGGACCGGCGGTACGTCGACGACACGAACGTCCTCGAGACGACCTTTCGAACCGACGACGGCGCGGTGACGATGACGGACTTCCTGCCGCCGGCCGGACGAACCGGCCACCCGAAGAAAGTCCTCTACCGCAAACTCGCCTGCTCGGACGGACCCGTCGATCTCGCGGTCGACCTCGAGCCGCGGTTCGATTACGGTCGCGCGGAGACGTCGATCGAATCCACGGAGCGGGGCGTTCTCGCCGAGGGAGACGAGGAACGGACGCTGCTCGAGAGCCCGACTGACCTCGAGATCGGAGACGGTCGAGTCACCGGCGAACTGTCGCTCCAGGACGGCGACGAGGAGTGGTTCATGCTCCGGTGTACGGGCGCCGAAGACGCGGACACGGATCCCGAGGCCGCGCTCGAGGAGACGCTCGCGTTCTGGACCGACTGGGCCCACAGCTGCGACGACGGCGACTGCGCGTTCGAGGGAGCGTGGCACGATCCGGTCGTTCGTTCCGAACTCGTCCTCAAACTCCTCACCCACGCCGAATCGGGGGCCATCGCCGCCGCGCCGACGACCTCGCTTCCCGAGGACATCGGCGGCGTCCGCAACTGGGACTACCGGTTCAACTGGCTGCGAGACGCCGGATTCACCGTCCAGGCGCTGATGAACCTCGGCACGGCCGACGAGGCGAACCACTACTTCGACTGGTTCATGGACCTCTGTCAGGCCGACGATCCCGAAGCGATCCAGCCGCTGTACAGCCTTCACGGCGAGTCGGACCTCGAGGAGCGAGAACTCGAGCACTTCGAGGGCTATCGCAACTCCCGTCCGGTCCGGATCGGGAACGGGGCCGCCGAGCAGCGCCAACACGACACTTACGGGGAACTCCTGCTGGCCGTCGACGAGATGCACCGACACGGTCGCGAACTGGACGCCGACGAATGGGAGCGGATCCGCGATATCGTCGACTACGTTCGCGAGATCTGGGACGAACCGGACGCGGGCATCTGGGAGGTCCGCGGCGGGGACGAGCACTTCGTCTACTCGAAGGTCATGTGCTGGGTCGCCCTCGATCGCGGGATCGCGCTCGCGACCGACGGCGGCTACGACGCACCCCTCGAGGAGTGGCGCGAAAGCCGCGAGCGGATCAAAGCGGATGTCCTCGAGAACGGCTACGACGAGGACGTCGGCGCGTTCGTCCAGTCCTACGGGTCGGACGCGCTCGACGCGACGGGGCTGTTGCTCCCGATCGTCGGCTTCCTGCCCTTCGACGACGACCGCGTGCAGGGAACGATCGACGCGACCGAGGCGACGTTAGTCGAGGACGAGGTGTTCGTCCAGCGGTACGACGGCGACGACGGCCTCCCGGGCGACGAGGGCGCGTTCGTCCTCTGCTCGTGCTGGCTCGTCGACGCGCTCGCGCTCTCCGGACGCGTCGACGAGGCACAGTCGCGGTTCGAGACGGTGCTCGAGTACCTGAACCCGCTCGGACTGGTCGCGGAGGAGATCGATCCCGAAACGGGTGCCCACCTCGGGAACTTCCCGCAGGCGTTCAGCCACATCGGGATCGTCAACAGCGCCATCTATCTCGGCTACGTGCGGGGGAACGAGACGCCCGGACCGGCGCCGATGGGGATTCGGCTCGGCGATCCGGTCGGGCTCCCGAGCGATAGCCCCTAG
- a CDS encoding DCC1-like thiol-disulfide oxidoreductase family protein — protein MEYVPKLVYDDDCYFCTWSATFAVRRGNIQPVRLSEVQDGESRLRDFEREHLPEDFEECAQLLTEDAVYSCGAATEEALVIAGVLPRRPIEFLRRFTTYNWLREKTYHTLSNNRGIVANVFGRDPPVSDHVPEEDVYPDRASGKRG, from the coding sequence ATGGAATACGTTCCGAAGCTCGTCTACGACGATGACTGTTACTTCTGTACGTGGTCCGCGACGTTCGCCGTTCGCCGAGGGAATATCCAGCCGGTCAGGCTCTCGGAAGTCCAAGACGGGGAGTCGCGCCTGAGAGACTTCGAACGCGAACACCTTCCGGAGGACTTCGAGGAGTGTGCGCAGTTGCTCACCGAAGACGCGGTGTACTCCTGTGGCGCCGCGACCGAGGAAGCGCTCGTCATCGCGGGGGTCCTCCCCAGACGGCCGATCGAGTTCCTGCGACGGTTCACGACGTACAACTGGCTCCGCGAGAAGACCTATCACACGCTCTCGAACAACCGCGGTATCGTCGCAAACGTGTTCGGCAGGGATCCGCCGGTCAGCGACCACGTCCCGGAGGAGGACGTCTATCCGGACCGGGCGTCCGGGAAACGGGGGTAG